One stretch of Prionailurus viverrinus isolate Anna chromosome C1, UM_Priviv_1.0, whole genome shotgun sequence DNA includes these proteins:
- the RETREG2 gene encoding reticulophagy regulator 2 isoform X2, translating to MASGGGGGGNTGAGGGPGAGLSLGLGLGLSLGMGEATGEAEEEAATAEAVGRLATTLWLRLRGWEAVLAAAQRLLVWEKPLHSLVTAAALNGLFWLLSSSSLRPFFLLSVSLLAYFLLDLWQPRFFPDIAASSPEEPHSDSEGAGSGARPHLLSVPELCRYLAESWLTFQIHLQELLQYKRQNPAQFCARVCSGCAVLAVLGHYVPGIMISYIVLLSILLWPLVVYHELIQRMYTRLEPLLMQLDYSMKAEADALHHKHDKKKRQGKNAPPGGDEPLAETESESEAELAGFSPVDVKKTALALAITDSELSDEEASILESGGFSVSRATTPQLTDVSEDLDQQSLPSEPEEALSRELGEGEETEPVPPEDLLGPPQALSRQDLDSEEEEEDVVAKETLLRLSSPLHFVNTHFNGAGSPTHGGKLSPGGPAETLSPEAVSGDLPTPPNTLSPLLCLAESDPVPSPSVLPPPPQDLPQALSVPEEEEALTTEDFELLDQGELEQLNAELGLGPETPSELPDAPPPPSLGPNTLSLVQSDQEAQAVAEP from the exons ATggcgagcggcggcggcggcggtggtaACACCGGCGCGGGTGGGGGCCCGGGGGCAGGCCTGAGCCTCGGCCTGGGCCTGGGTCTGAGCCTAGGCATGGGGGAGGCCACCGGCgaggcggaggaggaggcggcCACGGCCGAGGCGGTGGGACGCCTGGCCACGACGCTGTGGCTGCGGCTCCGCGGCTGGGAGGCAGTGCTGGCGGCAGCGCAGCGGCTGCTGGTGTGGGAGAAACCGCTGCACAGCCTGGTCACGGCGGCCGCACTCAACGGCCTCTTCTG GTTGCTCTCTTCGTCGTCCCTCCGGCCCTTCTTCCTACTCAGCGTCTCACTTTTGGCCTATTTTCTGCTGGATCTCTGGCAGCCTCGCTTCTTCCCTGACATCGCAG CATCATCCCCAGAGGAGCCCCACTCTGACAG TGAGGGTGCGGGGTCAGGCGCCCGGCCGCACCTGCTGAGTGTGCCCGAGTTGTGCAGATACCTGGCTGAGAGCTGGCTCACCTTCCAGATTCACCTGCAGGAGCTGCTGCAGTACAAGAGGCAGAATCCAGCTCAG TTCTGTGCTCGAGTTTGTTCTGGCTGTGCTGTACTGGCTGTGCTGGGACACTATGTTCCGGGGATTATGATTTCTTACATTGTCT TGCTGAGCATCCTGTTGTGGCCCCTGGTGGTTTATCATGAACTGATCCAGAGGATGTATACTCGCCTCGAGCCCCTGCTCATGCAGCTGGACTACAGCATGAAGGCAGAAGCTGATGCCTTGCATCACAAACACGACAAGAAGA AGCGGCAGGGGAAGAATGCACCCCCTGGAGGTGATGAGCCACTGGCggagacagagagtgaaagcGAAGCAGAACTGGCTGGCTTCTCCCCG GTGGATGTGAAGAAAACCGCATTGGCCTTGGCCATaacagactcagagctgtcagaCGAGGAGGCTTCTATCTTGGAGAGTGGTGGCTTCTCTGTATCCCGGGCCACAACTCCACAGCTAACTGATGTCTCAGAGG ATTTGGACCAGCAGAGCCTGCCAAGTGAGCCAGAGGAAGCCCTGAGccgggagctgggggagggagaggagacggAGCCAGTCCCTCCTGAAGACCTGCTGGGCCCTCCTCAGGCCCTCTCAAGGCAAGACCTGGActcagaagaagaggaggaagatgtgGTAGCCAAGGAAACCTTGCTTCGGCTCTCGTCCCCTCTTCACTTTGTGAACACGCACTTCAACGGGGCAGGCTCTCCCACACATGGAGGGAAGCTCTCCCCTGGAGGACCAGCGGAGACACTGAGCCCGGAGGCAGTGAGTGGTGACCTCCCCACTCCACCGAACACCCTGTCACCCCTACTTTGCCTGGCCGAAAGCGACCCGGTCCCCTCCCCCTCAgtgctcccacctcctccccaggacTTGCCCCAGGCCCTGTCTGTCCCTGAGGAAGAAGAGGCGCTTACCACTGAGGACTTCGAATTGCTGGATCAGGGGGAGCTGGAACAGCTGAATGCTGAGCTGGGGTTGGGGCCAGAGACACCCTCAGAGCTCCCTGATGCTCCACCCCCTCCATCCCTAGGGCCCAACACCCTCTCTCTGGTACAGTCAGACCAAGAGGCTCAGGCCGTGGCAGAGCCATGA
- the ZFAND2B gene encoding AN1-type zinc finger protein 2B isoform X2 — protein sequence MEFPDLGAHCSEPSCQRLDFLPLKCDACSGIFCADHVAYAQHHCGSAYQKDIQVPVCPLCNVPVPVARGEPPDRAVGEHIDRDCRSDPAQQKRKIFTNKCERSGCRQREMMKLTCERCGRNFCIKHRHPLDHDCSGEGHPTSRAGLAAISRAQASSTSTIPSPSRTLPSSTSPSRATTQSPSRTAPPVIALQNGLSEDEALQRALELSLAETKPQVPSSQEEEDLALAQALSASEAEYQRQQGTEGEEAGSSLED from the exons ATGGAGTTTCCGGACCTCGGGGCTCACTGTTCCGAGCCGAGCTGTCAGCGCTTGG ATTTTCTGCCGCTGAAGTGCGACGCCTGCTCGGGCATCTTCTGCGCAGACCATGTGGCCTACGCCCAGCATCACTGTGGGTCTGCTTACCAAAAG GATATCCAGGTACCTGTATGCCCACTCTGTAATGTGCCTGTACCTGTGGCCAGAGGGGAGCCCCCTGACCGTGCTGTGGGGGAGCATATTGACCGAGACTGTCGCTCAGATCCAGCACAGCAAAAACGTAAG ATCTTCACCAATAAGTGTGAACGCTCTGGCTGCCGGCAGCGAGAAATGATGAAACTGACCTGTGAACGCTGTGGCCGAAACTTCTGCATCAAGCACCGTCACCCACTGGACCATGATTGCTCTGGGGAGGGTCACCCAACCAGCCGGGCAGG ACTTGCTGCCATCTCCAGAGCACAAGCTTCTTCTACAAGCACCATCCCCAGCCCGAGTCGGACATTGCCTTCATCTACCTCTCCCAGCAG AGCCACAACCCAGTCTCCATCCCGGACAGCCCCTCCGGTGATTGCTCTGCAGAATGGCTTG AGTGAGGATGAGGCTCTGCAACGAGCCCTAGAACTGTCCCTGGCAGAGACCAAACCCCAGGTCCCAAG TTCTCAGGAGGAAGAAGACTTAGCTTTAGCACAAGCACTATCAGCAAGTGAGGCAGAATACCAACGGCAGCAG ggtacagagggagaggaggctgggagcaGCCTGGAAGactga
- the ZFAND2B gene encoding AN1-type zinc finger protein 2B isoform X1 — protein sequence MEFPDLGAHCSEPSCQRLDFLPLKCDACSGIFCADHVAYAQHHCGSAYQKDIQVPVCPLCNVPVPVARGEPPDRAVGEHIDRDCRSDPAQQKRKIFTNKCERSGCRQREMMKLTCERCGRNFCIKHRHPLDHDCSGEGHPTSRAGLAAISRAQASSTSTIPSPSRTLPSSTSPSRATTQSPSRTAPPVIALQNGLSEDEALQRALELSLAETKPQVPSSQEEEDLALAQALSASEAEYQRQQAQSRTLKPSNCSLC from the exons ATGGAGTTTCCGGACCTCGGGGCTCACTGTTCCGAGCCGAGCTGTCAGCGCTTGG ATTTTCTGCCGCTGAAGTGCGACGCCTGCTCGGGCATCTTCTGCGCAGACCATGTGGCCTACGCCCAGCATCACTGTGGGTCTGCTTACCAAAAG GATATCCAGGTACCTGTATGCCCACTCTGTAATGTGCCTGTACCTGTGGCCAGAGGGGAGCCCCCTGACCGTGCTGTGGGGGAGCATATTGACCGAGACTGTCGCTCAGATCCAGCACAGCAAAAACGTAAG ATCTTCACCAATAAGTGTGAACGCTCTGGCTGCCGGCAGCGAGAAATGATGAAACTGACCTGTGAACGCTGTGGCCGAAACTTCTGCATCAAGCACCGTCACCCACTGGACCATGATTGCTCTGGGGAGGGTCACCCAACCAGCCGGGCAGG ACTTGCTGCCATCTCCAGAGCACAAGCTTCTTCTACAAGCACCATCCCCAGCCCGAGTCGGACATTGCCTTCATCTACCTCTCCCAGCAG AGCCACAACCCAGTCTCCATCCCGGACAGCCCCTCCGGTGATTGCTCTGCAGAATGGCTTG AGTGAGGATGAGGCTCTGCAACGAGCCCTAGAACTGTCCCTGGCAGAGACCAAACCCCAGGTCCCAAG TTCTCAGGAGGAAGAAGACTTAGCTTTAGCACAAGCACTATCAGCAAGTGAGGCAGAATACCAACGGCAGCAG GCGCAAAGTCGCACCTTGAAGCCGTCCAACTGCAGCCTGTGCTAG
- the RETREG2 gene encoding reticulophagy regulator 2 isoform X1 yields the protein MASGGGGGGNTGAGGGPGAGLSLGLGLGLSLGMGEATGEAEEEAATAEAVGRLATTLWLRLRGWEAVLAAAQRLLVWEKPLHSLVTAAALNGLFWLLSSSSLRPFFLLSVSLLAYFLLDLWQPRFFPDIAASSPEEPHSDSEGAGSGARPHLLSVPELCRYLAESWLTFQIHLQELLQYKRQNPAQFCARVCSGCAVLAVLGHYVPGIMISYIVLLSILLWPLVVYHELIQRMYTRLEPLLMQLDYSMKAEADALHHKHDKKKRQGKNAPPGGDEPLAETESESEAELAGFSPVVDVKKTALALAITDSELSDEEASILESGGFSVSRATTPQLTDVSEDLDQQSLPSEPEEALSRELGEGEETEPVPPEDLLGPPQALSRQDLDSEEEEEDVVAKETLLRLSSPLHFVNTHFNGAGSPTHGGKLSPGGPAETLSPEAVSGDLPTPPNTLSPLLCLAESDPVPSPSVLPPPPQDLPQALSVPEEEEALTTEDFELLDQGELEQLNAELGLGPETPSELPDAPPPPSLGPNTLSLVQSDQEAQAVAEP from the exons ATggcgagcggcggcggcggcggtggtaACACCGGCGCGGGTGGGGGCCCGGGGGCAGGCCTGAGCCTCGGCCTGGGCCTGGGTCTGAGCCTAGGCATGGGGGAGGCCACCGGCgaggcggaggaggaggcggcCACGGCCGAGGCGGTGGGACGCCTGGCCACGACGCTGTGGCTGCGGCTCCGCGGCTGGGAGGCAGTGCTGGCGGCAGCGCAGCGGCTGCTGGTGTGGGAGAAACCGCTGCACAGCCTGGTCACGGCGGCCGCACTCAACGGCCTCTTCTG GTTGCTCTCTTCGTCGTCCCTCCGGCCCTTCTTCCTACTCAGCGTCTCACTTTTGGCCTATTTTCTGCTGGATCTCTGGCAGCCTCGCTTCTTCCCTGACATCGCAG CATCATCCCCAGAGGAGCCCCACTCTGACAG TGAGGGTGCGGGGTCAGGCGCCCGGCCGCACCTGCTGAGTGTGCCCGAGTTGTGCAGATACCTGGCTGAGAGCTGGCTCACCTTCCAGATTCACCTGCAGGAGCTGCTGCAGTACAAGAGGCAGAATCCAGCTCAG TTCTGTGCTCGAGTTTGTTCTGGCTGTGCTGTACTGGCTGTGCTGGGACACTATGTTCCGGGGATTATGATTTCTTACATTGTCT TGCTGAGCATCCTGTTGTGGCCCCTGGTGGTTTATCATGAACTGATCCAGAGGATGTATACTCGCCTCGAGCCCCTGCTCATGCAGCTGGACTACAGCATGAAGGCAGAAGCTGATGCCTTGCATCACAAACACGACAAGAAGA AGCGGCAGGGGAAGAATGCACCCCCTGGAGGTGATGAGCCACTGGCggagacagagagtgaaagcGAAGCAGAACTGGCTGGCTTCTCCCCGGTG GTGGATGTGAAGAAAACCGCATTGGCCTTGGCCATaacagactcagagctgtcagaCGAGGAGGCTTCTATCTTGGAGAGTGGTGGCTTCTCTGTATCCCGGGCCACAACTCCACAGCTAACTGATGTCTCAGAGG ATTTGGACCAGCAGAGCCTGCCAAGTGAGCCAGAGGAAGCCCTGAGccgggagctgggggagggagaggagacggAGCCAGTCCCTCCTGAAGACCTGCTGGGCCCTCCTCAGGCCCTCTCAAGGCAAGACCTGGActcagaagaagaggaggaagatgtgGTAGCCAAGGAAACCTTGCTTCGGCTCTCGTCCCCTCTTCACTTTGTGAACACGCACTTCAACGGGGCAGGCTCTCCCACACATGGAGGGAAGCTCTCCCCTGGAGGACCAGCGGAGACACTGAGCCCGGAGGCAGTGAGTGGTGACCTCCCCACTCCACCGAACACCCTGTCACCCCTACTTTGCCTGGCCGAAAGCGACCCGGTCCCCTCCCCCTCAgtgctcccacctcctccccaggacTTGCCCCAGGCCCTGTCTGTCCCTGAGGAAGAAGAGGCGCTTACCACTGAGGACTTCGAATTGCTGGATCAGGGGGAGCTGGAACAGCTGAATGCTGAGCTGGGGTTGGGGCCAGAGACACCCTCAGAGCTCCCTGATGCTCCACCCCCTCCATCCCTAGGGCCCAACACCCTCTCTCTGGTACAGTCAGACCAAGAGGCTCAGGCCGTGGCAGAGCCATGA